A region of Plutella xylostella chromosome 29, ilPluXylo3.1, whole genome shotgun sequence DNA encodes the following proteins:
- the LOC125490988 gene encoding uncharacterized protein LOC125490988 has product MESIKDTITDMMGQLNARMASFEAQIAKSPASPSASGLAAEFAAFRCFTMSAFNMLHKQVEMLAKGMDHLDMRSRRKILLIHGVPEGKKEDVANTAVQTIASHYEESKFLCLDDITRSHRMGRIGDKPRPILIKFKDLALRNKVWYSKAKLKGCGVTLSEFLTRPRHEAFMAARQRVGVKQCCWTRDGCVVVLGADGKQHRVVSLAELDQVCPPASQNVDVVAPKASSSKAADAPVASGRAKRVVSKK; this is encoded by the coding sequence ATGGAGAGTATTAAGGACACAATCACTGATATGATGGGTCAGCTGAATGCAAGAATGGCCTCCTTTGAAGCACAGATTGCAAAGTCGCCGGCATCTCCTTCAGCTTCAGGACTGGCTGCTGAATTCGCAGCTTTCAGGTGCTTCACCATGTCAGCATTCAACATGCTCCATAAGCAAGTAGAAATGCTGGCTAAGGGCATGGATCATCTTGACATGCGCAGTCGCCGGAAGATCCTCCTTATCCACGGGGTCCCCGAGGGCAAGAAGGAGGATGTGGCCAACACAGCTGTCCAGACTATTGCAAGTCACTATGAGGAGTCTAAGTTTCTGTGCTTAGATGATATCACTCGCAGCCACAGAATGGGACGCATAGGAGACAAGCCAAGACCCATTCTCATAAAGTTTAAAGACTTGGCTCTGCGCAACAAGGTCTGGTACTCCAAGGCGAAGTTGAAGGGTTGTGGAGTCACGCTGTCGGAGTTCCTGACCCGGCCGCGTCACGAAGCATTCATGGCGGCACGGCAGCGGGTCGGCGTGAAGCAGTGCTGCTGGACGCGGGACGGCTGCGTAGTGGTGCTGGGCGCTGACGGGAAGCAGCATCGCGTCGTGTCGCTGGCCGAGCTGGACCAGGTCTGTCCGCCGGCCAGCCAGAACGTCGATGTGGTGGCGCCAAAGGCTAGCAGCAGCAAAGCCGCGGATGCACCAGTGGCATCTGGCAGAGCGAAGCGTGTCGTTTCCAAGAAGTAG
- the LOC105397336 gene encoding uncharacterized protein LOC105397336 gives MEWCRSTCGKYKIESLTAATFPGAINVIKVSFCQDEAVSIGAEVDKDPLAAEELLELCADAALDGVSLVAVHEDTGEVAAVAFNKLQVPSSGSSERAFFEVFAEERCSRPSSKSLIEFMVNVDSRCNLFEKFDADCSLEVMFLATLKEHRCRGLGKLLCKSSSELAKKLKDGPVTKFTVQDLGPMYSNMNPRQVSTTPPKICQAIWTSFISQKVGKATGYSVILRVPYEEFEYNGKTYAERIGPDSPFCELVAKVIE, from the exons ATGGAATGGTGTAGGAGTACTTGTG GCAAATACAAAATCGAAAGTCTGACAGCAGCAACGTTTCCCGGAGCTATAAAT GTAATAAAAGTATCCTTCTGCCAAGACGAGGCAGTGAGCATAGGGGCGGAAGTGGACAAGGATCCTCTGGCTGCTGAAGAGTTGCTGGAGCTGTGTGCTGATGCAGCCCTAGACGGGGTGTCGCTGGTAGCGGTGCATGAAGACACCGGCGAAGTGGCCGCTGTGGCTTTCAACAAACTACAG GTTCCATCCTCAGGGTCTTCAGAAAGGGCTTTCTTCGAGGTGTTTGCAGAGGAGCGGTGCTCGCGGCCCTCGTCCAAGTCGCTCATAGAGTTCATGGTCAATGTGGACTCACGGTGCAACCTCTTTGAGAA gTTCGATGCCGACTGCAGTTTAGAAGTGATGTTCCTGGCAACACTGAAGGAGCACAGGTGCCGCGGTCTCGGCAAACTTCTTTGCAAAAGTTCCTCGGAACTTGCAAAGAAACTGAAAGACGGGCCTGTTACCAAGTTCACAGTACAAGACCTTGGCCCCATGTATTCCAACATGAACCCGCGCCAAGTATCCACCACGCCGCCAAAGATATGCCAAGCTATATGGACCTCTTTCATATCTCAAAAAGTCGGAAAAGCTACCGGTTACTCAGTCATCCTTCGGGTCCCTTACGAAGAATTCGAATACAATGGAAAGACTTACGCTGAAAGAATCGGACCAGACTCACCGTTTTGCGAATTGGTAGCTAAAGTAATTGAGTAG